A window of Streptomyces sp. SAI-127 contains these coding sequences:
- a CDS encoding aldo/keto reductase has product MISIPTHTLNDGTKIPALGLGTWPMDDAEAERAVATALESGYRLLDTATNYRNETGVGRGVAAGGVPREEILVTTKLPGRHHGHEETLASFEESRARLGLEYVDLYLIHWPLPRVDKYVDSWKAMIKLREDGLVRSIGVSNFTPSHIERLEKETGVLPSVNQIELHPLFPQDELRAFHADKGIVTESWSPLGRGSDLLDDPAVAGVAEAHGVTPGQVILRWHIQLGALPIPKSGDPERQRTNLDVFGFELSEAEVAAIADRAQRRLGGDPEVHEEF; this is encoded by the coding sequence GTGATCAGCATCCCGACGCACACGCTCAACGACGGTACGAAGATCCCCGCCCTCGGTCTGGGCACCTGGCCGATGGACGACGCCGAGGCGGAGCGGGCGGTCGCCACGGCCCTGGAGAGCGGCTACCGGCTCCTCGACACGGCGACGAACTACCGCAACGAGACCGGTGTCGGCCGTGGCGTGGCCGCCGGCGGCGTCCCGCGCGAGGAGATCCTCGTGACGACGAAGCTGCCCGGCCGACATCACGGCCACGAGGAGACCCTGGCCTCCTTCGAGGAGTCCCGCGCCCGTCTCGGCCTGGAGTACGTGGACCTGTATCTGATCCACTGGCCGCTGCCCCGCGTCGACAAGTACGTCGACTCGTGGAAGGCCATGATCAAGCTCCGCGAGGACGGCCTCGTACGGTCGATCGGGGTCTCCAACTTCACGCCCTCGCACATCGAGCGGCTGGAGAAGGAGACCGGGGTCCTGCCGTCCGTCAACCAGATCGAGCTGCACCCCTTGTTCCCGCAGGACGAGCTGCGCGCCTTCCACGCCGACAAGGGCATCGTGACCGAGAGCTGGAGTCCGCTGGGCCGGGGTTCGGACCTCCTGGACGACCCGGCCGTGGCCGGCGTCGCCGAGGCGCACGGTGTCACGCCCGGCCAGGTGATCCTGCGCTGGCACATCCAGCTCGGCGCCCTGCCGATCCCGAAGTCCGGCGACCCCGAGCGGCAGCGCACGAACCTCGACGTGTTCGGCTTCGAGCTGAGCGAGGCCGAGGTGGCGGCGATCGCCGACCGTGCGCAACGGCGCCTCGGCGGGGACCCGGAGGTGCACGAGGAGTTCTGA
- a CDS encoding TauD/TfdA family dioxygenase translates to MTTDTGAAEWDSGIEVNPVAGHIGAEITGVDLGGDLDDSVVAAIRAAVLRWKVVFFRGQKLDHAGHVAFARRFGEPVVLGRRGSASPADFGEIETTADRLELGGKFGMEHEEWLQRRRHTLLRGWHCDHGARIDPPAATILRAETVPPYGGDTTWSNLAAAYAGLSAPVREFVDGLRVEHRLGVGYQPRPGDDAYVRHLLDHQVASLHPLVRVHPESGERILYVNGYYVEQIAGLSRAESRAILDMLLEQAVRPEYTVRFRWEPGSVAFWDNRATIHLAPGDNAHLGFPRTMHRVMLVGDVPVGPDGKPSEAITGTEVGRW, encoded by the coding sequence ATGACGACGGACACGGGCGCTGCGGAGTGGGACTCGGGCATCGAGGTGAACCCGGTGGCCGGGCACATCGGAGCCGAGATCACGGGGGTCGATCTGGGCGGCGATCTCGACGACTCCGTGGTCGCCGCGATCCGGGCGGCGGTGCTGCGCTGGAAGGTGGTGTTCTTCCGCGGACAGAAGCTCGACCACGCCGGCCATGTGGCCTTCGCCCGCAGGTTCGGGGAGCCCGTCGTCCTGGGCAGGCGCGGCAGCGCCTCGCCTGCGGACTTCGGGGAGATCGAGACGACCGCCGACCGCCTGGAACTGGGCGGGAAGTTCGGCATGGAGCACGAGGAGTGGCTGCAGCGTCGGCGGCACACGCTGCTGCGCGGCTGGCACTGCGACCACGGCGCCCGTATCGACCCGCCCGCGGCGACCATCCTGCGCGCCGAGACGGTTCCGCCGTACGGCGGCGACACCACCTGGTCCAACCTCGCGGCCGCCTACGCCGGACTGTCCGCGCCGGTGCGGGAGTTCGTGGACGGCCTGCGTGTGGAGCACCGGCTCGGTGTCGGCTACCAGCCCCGCCCGGGCGATGACGCCTACGTCCGCCACCTGCTGGACCACCAGGTCGCCTCGCTCCACCCGCTGGTGCGCGTGCACCCCGAGTCGGGGGAGCGGATCCTCTACGTCAACGGCTACTACGTCGAGCAGATCGCCGGCCTCTCACGGGCCGAGAGCCGGGCGATCCTCGACATGCTCCTCGAACAGGCGGTCCGGCCCGAGTACACGGTCCGCTTCCGCTGGGAGCCGGGCAGCGTGGCCTTCTGGGACAACCGGGCCACCATCCACCTGGCCCCTGGCGACAACGCCCACCTCGGTTTCCCCCGGACCATGCACCGGGTGATGCTGGTGGGGGATGTGCCGGTGGGGCCGGACGGGAAGCCGTCGGAGGCGATCACCGGGACCGAGGTGGGTCGCTGGTGA
- a CDS encoding LLM class flavin-dependent oxidoreductase, which yields MPSSPRPLRKLGFLTIGLFDEADPRRGHESTLEIIELGERLGFDSAWLRHRHLQYGISSPVAVMAAASQRTSRIELGTAVIPLGWENPLRLAEDLATVDILSGGRINPGVSVGPPMHFDEVKGALYPDTADTEDFSYERVRRLLDFVRGKPASDFSGVQGFEVFSDRVQPHSPGLGRRLWYGGGSLSSARWAGEHGMNFLTSSVVKAEGTEGPYDFAQIQLSHIRAFRAAHPDGADARVSQGLVVIPTDSASQEQRAKYEAYAAKRTPRTTSPQGPARLMFAPDIVGTSEEIAERLHAHAAFREVDEVAFALPFTFEHEDYVQILTDMATKLGPTLGWRPGT from the coding sequence GTGCCGTCGTCCCCCCGCCCTCTGCGCAAACTGGGCTTCCTGACCATCGGCCTGTTCGACGAGGCGGATCCGCGGCGCGGCCACGAGTCCACACTGGAGATCATCGAGCTGGGTGAGCGTCTCGGCTTCGACAGCGCATGGCTGCGCCACCGGCATCTCCAGTACGGCATCTCGTCCCCCGTGGCCGTCATGGCGGCAGCCTCGCAGCGCACCAGCCGCATCGAGCTCGGCACGGCCGTGATCCCGCTCGGCTGGGAGAACCCGCTGCGGCTGGCCGAGGACCTGGCGACGGTGGACATCCTGTCCGGCGGCCGGATCAACCCGGGCGTGAGCGTGGGCCCGCCGATGCACTTCGACGAGGTCAAGGGGGCGCTGTACCCGGACACGGCCGACACCGAGGACTTCTCCTACGAGCGGGTGCGGCGGCTGCTGGACTTCGTGCGCGGCAAGCCGGCCAGCGACTTCAGCGGGGTGCAGGGCTTCGAGGTGTTCTCCGACCGGGTGCAGCCGCACTCCCCCGGCCTCGGCCGACGGCTCTGGTACGGCGGCGGCAGCCTGAGTTCCGCACGCTGGGCCGGTGAGCACGGCATGAACTTCCTGACCAGCAGCGTCGTCAAGGCGGAGGGCACCGAGGGCCCGTACGACTTCGCTCAGATCCAGCTCTCGCACATCCGTGCCTTCCGCGCCGCCCACCCGGACGGCGCGGACGCCCGGGTGTCCCAGGGGCTCGTCGTCATCCCCACCGACTCGGCCTCGCAGGAGCAGCGCGCGAAGTACGAGGCGTACGCGGCGAAACGCACCCCTCGGACCACGTCACCGCAGGGCCCCGCACGGTTGATGTTCGCGCCGGACATCGTCGGCACGTCGGAGGAAATCGCCGAACGGCTGCACGCGCACGCCGCGTTCCGTGAGGTCGACGAGGTGGCGTTCGCGCTGCCGTTCACCTTCGAGCACGAGGACTATGTGCAGATCCTCACCGACATGGCGACGAAACTGGGGCCGACGCTGGGGTGGCGACCGGGCACGTAG
- a CDS encoding metallophosphoesterase: protein MSDSSRDTAEGAGWGSAQLGEYKRLMPSKVEKISWLNPKTLWAARNGVVASWFGDPTGRTRSRWVAQRAAAGAPADKLIRREDPERFSFMVVGDTGEGDDPQYAVVPGFLKISQGTRFAVVASDVIYPVGSADDYGTKFFRPYQDYPAPIYAIPGNHDWYEDLGAFMRVFCDDAPPLDPEPAPRPLTRAWLRSLLWHRPRTDDGQRLDEARRLRAAQAQRTVQPGPYWAVDAGPLRIIGIDTGLLGTIDAEQGAWLREVSRGPRPKILITGSPLYVDGEHHPCAIEGGGTVDDIVRAPEHHYVAAIGGDIHNYQRYPVDVDGRTIQYVVSGGGGAFMHATHTIPHISIANVTEKDFRCYPLRGDSLAFYSRLYGRRLHLRRFFTLTEAEATAVIAERLGIPPTRLPGKPARVTFRTRLVASLLGAGGRPDRTSRFRLPVRKIYTQLFSPSSATYSPPFFKCFLRLDVTPEAVRLRCFAATGNLAQEIDPPVEDEVTIPLPRS from the coding sequence GTGTCTGACTCCTCACGCGATACCGCCGAAGGCGCCGGCTGGGGCTCTGCCCAACTCGGCGAGTACAAGCGGCTGATGCCGTCCAAGGTCGAGAAGATCTCGTGGCTGAACCCGAAGACGCTGTGGGCCGCCCGCAACGGCGTGGTCGCCTCCTGGTTCGGGGACCCGACGGGCCGTACCCGAAGCCGCTGGGTGGCCCAGCGCGCGGCGGCCGGCGCACCCGCCGACAAGCTGATCCGGCGCGAGGACCCCGAACGGTTCTCGTTCATGGTCGTCGGCGACACCGGCGAGGGCGACGATCCCCAGTACGCCGTCGTGCCAGGGTTTCTGAAGATCAGTCAGGGCACCCGGTTCGCGGTGGTCGCCAGTGACGTGATCTACCCGGTGGGCAGCGCGGACGACTACGGCACCAAGTTCTTCCGGCCGTACCAGGACTATCCGGCGCCGATCTACGCGATACCCGGCAACCACGACTGGTACGAGGACCTCGGCGCCTTCATGCGCGTCTTCTGCGACGACGCCCCGCCCCTCGATCCCGAGCCCGCGCCTCGCCCCCTGACCCGCGCCTGGCTGCGCTCCCTGCTGTGGCACCGACCGCGCACGGACGACGGCCAACGTCTCGACGAGGCACGCCGGTTGCGTGCGGCACAGGCTCAGCGGACCGTCCAGCCGGGTCCGTACTGGGCCGTCGACGCCGGCCCGCTGCGCATCATCGGCATAGACACCGGGCTGCTCGGCACCATCGACGCCGAACAGGGCGCCTGGCTGCGCGAGGTCTCGCGGGGCCCGCGCCCCAAGATCCTCATCACGGGCTCACCCCTGTACGTGGACGGCGAGCACCACCCCTGCGCCATCGAGGGCGGCGGCACGGTCGACGACATCGTGCGCGCCCCGGAGCACCACTACGTCGCGGCGATAGGCGGCGACATCCACAACTACCAGCGCTACCCGGTCGACGTGGACGGCCGCACCATCCAGTACGTCGTCTCGGGCGGCGGCGGCGCGTTCATGCACGCCACCCACACCATCCCGCACATCTCGATCGCGAACGTCACCGAGAAGGACTTCCGCTGCTATCCACTGCGCGGCGACTCCCTGGCCTTCTACAGCAGGCTCTACGGCCGCCGGCTGCACCTGCGCCGCTTCTTCACCCTCACCGAGGCCGAGGCCACCGCGGTGATCGCCGAGCGGCTCGGCATCCCGCCCACGCGTCTCCCGGGCAAGCCGGCGCGCGTGACATTCCGTACTCGCCTGGTCGCCAGTCTCCTGGGCGCGGGCGGCCGCCCGGACCGCACCTCGCGGTTCCGCCTCCCGGTGCGCAAGATCTACACGCAGCTGTTCTCGCCCAGCTCGGCGACGTACAGCCCGCCGTTCTTCAAGTGCTTCCTGCGCCTGGACGTCACCCCGGAGGCGGTGCGTCTGCGCTGCTTCGCGGCCACCGGCAACCTCGCCCAGGAGATCGACCCGCCGGTCGAGGACGAGGTGACGATTCCCTTGCCCCGATCTTGA
- a CDS encoding MHYT domain-containing protein yields the protein MEGTVDGFRYGAVTPVAAYLMACLGGALGLRCIVRTLLSNQSWKAGWLALGAASIGCGIWTMHFIAMIGFQVVETRIRYDAGLTVLSLAVAIVVVGIGVFIVGYRGASTLNLSFAGVITGLGVAAMHYLGMAALHLNGTIRYDATAVALSVVIAIVAATAALWAAVTIRGFMTSLGASLIMGVAVTGMHYTGMSAVSVHVHSRTGGSWAGDSPTSLLLPMLLGPVIFLLLAGVVVMFDPLLVLGDGDWNRSSASTESNTPQPDSLFENEEDRVVHARAPQDPQWAAPHSSQR from the coding sequence ATGGAAGGCACGGTTGACGGGTTCCGCTATGGTGCGGTGACCCCGGTGGCCGCCTACTTAATGGCGTGCCTGGGAGGGGCTCTGGGGCTGCGCTGCATCGTGCGCACCCTGCTCAGTAATCAGTCGTGGAAGGCCGGCTGGCTGGCGCTCGGTGCCGCCTCGATCGGCTGCGGCATCTGGACGATGCACTTCATCGCCATGATCGGTTTCCAGGTCGTGGAGACCCGGATCCGCTACGACGCCGGGCTCACGGTCCTCAGTCTCGCCGTGGCCATCGTCGTCGTGGGCATCGGCGTGTTCATCGTCGGCTATCGCGGCGCCAGCACCCTGAACCTGTCCTTCGCGGGTGTCATCACCGGGCTCGGCGTGGCGGCCATGCACTACCTCGGTATGGCGGCGCTGCACCTCAACGGGACGATCCGGTACGACGCCACCGCCGTCGCGCTCTCCGTGGTCATCGCGATCGTCGCGGCGACCGCGGCACTGTGGGCGGCCGTCACCATCCGGGGCTTCATGACGAGCCTCGGGGCCAGCCTGATCATGGGGGTCGCCGTGACGGGGATGCACTACACGGGGATGTCCGCGGTCAGTGTCCATGTGCACAGCAGGACCGGCGGCTCGTGGGCGGGTGATTCGCCCACCTCGCTACTGCTGCCCATGCTCCTGGGACCGGTGATCTTTCTGCTTCTGGCCGGAGTGGTGGTCATGTTCGACCCGCTCCTGGTGCTCGGCGACGGTGACTGGAACCGCTCGTCCGCCTCGACGGAGAGCAACACCCCGCAGCCCGACTCGCTCTTCGAGAACGAGGAGGACAGGGTGGTCCACGCCCGCGCACCGCAGGATCCGCAGTGGGCGGCACCGCACAGTTCGCAGAGGTGA
- a CDS encoding SDR family oxidoreductase, whose protein sequence is MTTGFLSTARPLALITGVGRTVGIGAGIAQRLAGSGWDIAFTYWNPYDARMASGGEPGATEAIEASLSERGVATAAIEADLADPDTPARVFDEAQRRLGPVTALVMSHCESVDSGLLDTTVESFDRHFAVNTRATWLLIREFGRRFTAEKGTGRIVSLTSDHTVGNLPYGASKGAMDRITLAAAHELAHLGVTANAINPGPVDTGWMTEEVRAHCIGATPLGRLGTPQDTAHLVDFLCSREGQWINGQLLKSNGGFE, encoded by the coding sequence GTGACAACAGGATTTCTCTCCACCGCCCGCCCTCTCGCTCTGATCACCGGCGTGGGCCGCACGGTCGGTATCGGCGCCGGGATCGCGCAACGGCTGGCCGGCTCGGGTTGGGACATCGCTTTCACCTACTGGAACCCGTACGACGCCCGCATGGCCTCGGGCGGCGAGCCCGGCGCGACCGAGGCGATCGAGGCGAGCCTGTCCGAGCGGGGCGTGGCCACCGCCGCCATCGAGGCGGACCTCGCCGACCCCGACACACCGGCCCGGGTCTTCGACGAGGCTCAGCGGCGGCTGGGGCCCGTCACCGCGCTGGTGATGAGCCACTGCGAGTCGGTCGACTCCGGCCTGCTCGACACCACCGTCGAGAGCTTCGACCGGCACTTCGCCGTCAACACGCGCGCGACCTGGCTGCTCATCCGGGAGTTCGGCCGCCGCTTCACCGCGGAGAAGGGCACCGGCCGGATCGTCAGCCTCACCAGCGACCACACCGTCGGCAACCTGCCCTACGGGGCGAGCAAGGGCGCCATGGACCGCATCACGCTGGCCGCCGCCCACGAACTCGCCCATCTCGGCGTGACCGCCAACGCCATCAACCCCGGCCCCGTCGACACCGGTTGGATGACCGAGGAGGTTCGCGCGCACTGCATCGGCGCCACCCCGCTCGGCCGCCTCGGCACCCCGCAGGACACCGCCCACCTGGTCGACTTCCTGTGCTCACGGGAGGGCCAGTGGATCAACGGGCAGCTGCTGAAGAGCAATGGGGGCTTCGAGTAA
- a CDS encoding alpha/beta hydrolase, whose protein sequence is MPNSSAHAKVNGLEMYYETHGDAPEGTRPLVLLHGGGQTVGLAFSAVLPALAADRYVVAPELQGHGHTADTDRELTVPDLASDVVALLDELGVQQADFLGFSLGGLTALEIAVRHPECVGRLALAATMYTQDGVHEEVRVPDYSSPRLPSQADFQEMADTYAAVAPYPEHFQDFLAKVSAAAHAPLPWAADDLRGLRAPTLLLVGDRDFVRVEHAAEMQRLIPEAQLAVLPATTHMSLMRRTSLLLPLLDEFFT, encoded by the coding sequence GTGCCGAACAGTTCCGCCCACGCCAAGGTCAACGGCCTGGAGATGTACTACGAGACTCACGGCGACGCCCCTGAGGGGACCCGTCCGCTGGTGCTGCTGCACGGCGGCGGGCAGACGGTCGGTCTGGCCTTCTCCGCCGTACTGCCCGCCCTGGCCGCCGACCGGTATGTCGTGGCGCCCGAGCTGCAGGGGCACGGCCACACCGCCGACACAGACCGTGAGCTGACGGTGCCGGATCTGGCGTCGGACGTGGTGGCGCTGCTCGACGAACTCGGTGTCCAGCAGGCCGACTTCCTCGGGTTCAGCCTGGGCGGTCTGACCGCTCTGGAGATCGCCGTCAGGCACCCGGAGTGCGTCGGACGGCTCGCGCTCGCCGCCACCATGTACACCCAGGACGGGGTCCACGAGGAGGTCCGCGTCCCGGACTACAGCTCGCCCCGGCTGCCCAGCCAGGCCGACTTCCAGGAGATGGCCGACACGTACGCGGCCGTCGCACCCTACCCCGAGCACTTCCAGGACTTCCTCGCCAAGGTCTCGGCGGCGGCGCACGCCCCGCTGCCATGGGCCGCAGACGACCTGCGCGGACTGCGGGCGCCCACGCTGCTGCTCGTCGGTGACCGCGACTTCGTACGGGTGGAGCACGCGGCGGAGATGCAACGCCTGATCCCCGAGGCGCAGTTGGCGGTCCTGCCGGCCACCACGCACATGTCCCTCATGCGGCGGACATCTCTGCTGCTGCCGCTGCTGGACGAGTTCTTCACGTGA
- a CDS encoding DUF899 domain-containing protein, which translates to MTAMAHLPEVVSPEEWLRARKELLAEEKEVTRARDRVNAARRRLPMVRVEKPYVFEGPHGDVSLLELFEGRAQLVVHHFMWTFDLDADGTEHPRDTGCPSCSSAADQIGNLRQLHARNTSLAAVTRAPYAKLAAYRERMGWSFPWYSSAGGDFNYDFHATVDERVAPVQIFHRSEAELADAGMPWSPSMRGDWPGMSAFLRVGDEVFHTYSTFGRGIEEFHNGYPYLDLTALGRQEAWEEPKGRATPLGLQVGGPAMRIPDEYD; encoded by the coding sequence ATGACGGCGATGGCGCATCTGCCCGAGGTGGTCTCACCCGAGGAGTGGCTCCGCGCCCGCAAGGAGCTGCTGGCGGAGGAGAAGGAGGTCACCCGGGCGCGCGACCGGGTCAACGCCGCCCGGCGGCGGCTGCCGATGGTCCGCGTCGAGAAGCCGTACGTCTTCGAAGGTCCGCACGGCGACGTGAGCCTGCTCGAACTCTTCGAGGGCCGGGCCCAGTTGGTCGTACATCACTTCATGTGGACCTTCGACCTCGACGCCGACGGCACCGAGCACCCCCGCGACACCGGCTGCCCCAGCTGTTCCTCCGCGGCCGACCAGATCGGCAACCTGCGGCAACTCCATGCCCGCAACACCTCGCTGGCCGCGGTGACGAGGGCGCCGTACGCGAAACTCGCCGCGTACCGCGAGCGGATGGGCTGGTCGTTCCCCTGGTACTCCTCGGCGGGCGGCGACTTCAACTACGACTTCCACGCGACCGTCGACGAACGGGTCGCACCGGTACAGATCTTCCACCGCTCCGAGGCCGAGCTCGCCGACGCCGGGATGCCCTGGTCGCCGAGCATGCGCGGCGACTGGCCGGGGATGAGCGCCTTCCTGCGGGTCGGCGACGAGGTCTTCCACACGTACTCCACCTTCGGCCGGGGCATTGAGGAGTTCCACAACGGCTATCCCTACCTCGACCTCACCGCCCTCGGCCGTCAGGAGGCGTGGGAGGAGCCGAAGGGCCGCGCGACCCCGCTCGGGCTCCAGGTCGGCGGTCCGGCGATGCGGATTCCCGACGAGTACGACTGA
- a CDS encoding ABC transporter ATP-binding protein/permease yields MLVAGGLVKCHGRHRALDGFDLMVGPGEIVGLIGHNGAGKTTFVEIVTGLLRPDAGRIRIGPYDALTEGRAARRLIGTAPQELALYGSVTVRQNLRLFAGLAGLRGRRREAGIARVLEELQLSALADRPVGVLSGGQRRRVQAATAMVGSPPLLLLDEPTAGADPETRSALLAAVRARAETGVAVVYTTHYLPELVDLNATLALAREGRVIARGTQEELTRHLPGELRTRSPSPTRRNPSCGCRPRIPAPTWPPCSPPAVRPPPSTYTAPAWTTSTTPWRPQRSRGRRPMTPPRESTTRIGVLVRHNTLLMLREPGPLLSRMILPLVFMTLLRPLYLSAQGSTAGTEQAVVGTLVTFSLLALSISGNAILTERLGRTWDRLRCTPLRPGELLLGKAVPVLTALLAQQLLIVGFGVCVFGLRVPHPFLLLGVLLSWSCTLLALGALLGVLVRTMGELSAAYDIGGMLLSSVGGALVPLGVLPAWVADVAPVSPGYWAAHGLRASLVGDARTAAVACGTLLGVAVVCAALASVRLQGRSGRVVAL; encoded by the coding sequence ATGCTCGTAGCGGGTGGGTTGGTGAAGTGTCATGGCCGTCATCGCGCGCTCGACGGCTTCGATCTGATGGTCGGGCCCGGCGAGATCGTCGGCCTGATCGGCCACAACGGTGCAGGCAAGACGACCTTCGTGGAGATCGTCACCGGTCTCCTGCGTCCCGACGCGGGCCGGATCCGCATCGGACCGTACGACGCGTTGACCGAAGGGCGGGCCGCGCGACGGCTCATCGGGACGGCTCCCCAGGAGCTGGCTCTGTACGGCAGCGTCACGGTGCGGCAGAACCTGCGGCTGTTCGCCGGCCTCGCGGGGCTGCGCGGACGGCGCCGCGAGGCGGGGATCGCGCGGGTCCTTGAGGAGCTTCAGTTGTCGGCGCTCGCGGACCGGCCGGTGGGCGTGCTGTCCGGCGGGCAGCGCCGCCGGGTCCAGGCGGCCACCGCGATGGTCGGCTCTCCGCCCCTTCTGCTGCTGGACGAGCCGACCGCCGGGGCCGATCCGGAGACCCGCTCGGCACTGCTGGCCGCCGTCAGGGCGCGCGCAGAGACCGGTGTCGCGGTGGTCTACACGACCCACTACCTCCCCGAACTCGTCGATCTGAACGCCACGTTGGCGCTCGCGAGGGAGGGCCGGGTCATCGCGCGCGGCACCCAGGAGGAGCTCACCCGCCACCTGCCCGGCGAGCTCAGGACCAGATCACCTTCGCCGACCCGGCGGAACCCGAGCTGCGGATGCCGACCACGGATCCCGGCGCCGACCTGGCCGCCCTGCTCGCCTCCGGCCGTACGCCCGCCTCCGTCGACGTACACCGCCCCGGCCTGGACGACCTCTACCACTCCCTGGAGACCGCAGCGCTCGAGGGGACGCAGGCCCATGACGCCGCCGCGTGAGTCCACCACCCGCATCGGCGTCCTCGTACGCCACAACACCCTGCTGATGTTGCGCGAACCGGGCCCGCTGCTGAGCCGGATGATCCTGCCGCTGGTCTTCATGACCCTGTTGCGTCCGCTCTACCTGTCCGCGCAGGGCAGCACGGCCGGTACGGAACAAGCTGTCGTCGGCACGCTGGTCACCTTCTCGCTGCTCGCGCTCAGCATCTCCGGCAACGCGATCCTCACCGAGCGGCTCGGCCGCACCTGGGACCGGCTGCGCTGCACGCCGCTGCGTCCGGGGGAGCTGCTCCTCGGCAAGGCCGTCCCGGTCCTCACCGCCCTGCTCGCCCAGCAGCTCCTGATCGTCGGCTTCGGGGTGTGCGTGTTCGGGCTGCGGGTCCCGCACCCGTTCCTGCTGCTGGGGGTCCTGCTCAGCTGGAGCTGCACCCTGCTCGCGCTAGGGGCGCTGCTCGGCGTGCTCGTGCGCACCATGGGCGAGCTCTCGGCGGCCTACGACATCGGCGGCATGCTCCTCAGCAGCGTCGGCGGCGCGCTCGTCCCGCTCGGCGTCCTGCCGGCATGGGTGGCAGACGTCGCTCCGGTCTCCCCCGGCTACTGGGCCGCCCACGGCCTGCGCGCCTCTCTCGTGGGCGACGCCCGCACCGCGGCGGTGGCCTGCGGCACGCTCCTCGGCGTGGCCGTGGTCTGCGCCGCCCTCGCCTCGGTCCGGCTTCAGGGTCGCAGCGGGCGGGTGGTGGCGCTCTAG
- a CDS encoding TetR/AcrR family transcriptional regulator C-terminal domain-containing protein, protein MGGRREEILDAALDIADERGLEALSMRALADRVGVTPMALYRHVKDKAALLDGMVGRLLSALLPSDAVENQTWDARLNSLAHACRKVTQRHPWAAHLLFSRPAVTPDAVRAVDIIYLALIEAGVPDSEVPRLERLISTFVIGFATSEASGRFAPGALDPRSRRGQLPDSELPGHTRLGPWLDLPVDFTAEFEADLSDIRRLVEGAARGRGEVGAAGGRSATEAVDHSAPPG, encoded by the coding sequence ATGGGTGGCAGGCGGGAAGAGATCCTGGACGCGGCACTGGACATCGCCGACGAGCGTGGCCTGGAGGCGCTGTCGATGCGCGCGCTGGCCGACCGGGTCGGTGTCACGCCGATGGCGCTGTACCGGCACGTCAAGGACAAGGCGGCGCTGCTGGACGGCATGGTCGGACGCCTGCTGTCCGCGCTGTTGCCGTCGGACGCGGTGGAGAATCAGACCTGGGACGCACGGCTGAACTCCCTCGCGCACGCCTGCCGGAAGGTGACCCAGCGGCATCCCTGGGCCGCGCACCTGCTCTTCTCGCGCCCCGCCGTCACACCGGACGCCGTGCGTGCGGTGGACATCATCTACCTGGCCCTGATCGAGGCCGGGGTCCCGGACTCGGAGGTGCCCCGCCTGGAGCGGCTGATCAGCACCTTCGTCATCGGCTTCGCCACGTCCGAAGCCTCGGGCCGTTTCGCCCCCGGTGCCCTCGACCCACGCAGCCGCCGCGGTCAACTCCCGGACAGCGAACTCCCCGGCCACACCAGGCTCGGGCCCTGGCTGGACCTTCCCGTCGACTTCACCGCGGAGTTCGAGGCCGATCTGTCGGACATCCGGCGACTGGTGGAGGGGGCCGCGCGGGGGAGGGGTGAGGTGGGTGCGGCCGGTGGCAGGAGCGCCACGGAGGCTGTCGACCACTCCGCCCCGCCCGGCTGA
- a CDS encoding DUF4396 domain-containing protein: MDHTAHDHTTHEGHAEHGGHAGASWGTAVKATLHCLTGCAIGEILGMAIGTALLWGNVPTMVLAIALAFLFGYSFTLFAVRRAGLDLKTAIKVALAADTVSIAVMELVDNAIIAFTPGAMDAELSDGLFWSALLGGFAVAFLITTPVNKWMIGRGKGHAVVHAYH, from the coding sequence ATGGACCACACCGCTCACGACCACACCACTCACGAGGGCCACGCCGAGCACGGCGGGCACGCGGGGGCATCCTGGGGAACGGCCGTGAAGGCGACGCTGCACTGCCTGACCGGCTGCGCCATCGGCGAAATCCTCGGCATGGCCATCGGCACCGCCCTGCTGTGGGGCAACGTACCCACGATGGTCCTGGCGATCGCGCTGGCGTTCCTCTTCGGCTACTCCTTCACGCTCTTCGCGGTGCGCCGGGCCGGCCTGGACCTCAAGACCGCCATCAAGGTCGCGCTCGCGGCCGACACCGTCTCCATCGCCGTCATGGAGCTGGTCGACAACGCGATCATCGCCTTCACCCCGGGCGCGATGGACGCCGAGCTGTCCGACGGACTGTTCTGGTCCGCCCTGCTCGGCGGCTTCGCGGTCGCCTTCCTGATCACCACACCGGTCAACAAGTGGATGATCGGCCGGGGCAAGGGGCACGCGGTCGTCCACGCCTACCACTGA